From a region of the Mycolicibacterium sp. MU0050 genome:
- a CDS encoding response regulator transcription factor, with product MAAPSTLDTQPEARVLVVDDETNIVELLAVSLRYQGFEVFTAANGPSALDTAREVKPDAVILDVMMPGMDGFGVLRRLRADGIEAPALFLTARDTLQDKITGLTLGGDDYVTKPFSLEEVVARLRVILRRTRKPVEEQPPPRLCFADIELDEETHEVWKAGEPVSLSPTEFTLLRYFVINAGTVLSKPKILDHVWRYDFGGDVNVVESYVSYLRRKIDTGEKRLLHTLRGVGYVLREPR from the coding sequence ATGGCAGCTCCATCGACGCTCGACACCCAGCCCGAGGCTCGGGTCCTGGTGGTCGACGACGAAACCAACATCGTCGAACTGCTCGCGGTGAGCCTGCGGTATCAGGGCTTCGAGGTGTTCACCGCCGCCAACGGCCCGTCGGCCCTCGACACGGCCCGCGAGGTGAAACCGGACGCCGTAATCCTCGACGTGATGATGCCCGGCATGGACGGGTTCGGGGTCTTGCGTCGGTTGCGCGCCGACGGCATCGAGGCGCCCGCGTTGTTCCTGACGGCCCGGGACACCTTGCAGGACAAGATCACCGGGTTGACGCTCGGCGGCGACGACTACGTCACCAAGCCGTTCAGCCTCGAAGAGGTGGTGGCCCGGCTGCGGGTGATCCTGCGCCGGACCCGCAAGCCGGTCGAGGAGCAGCCCCCGCCCCGACTCTGCTTCGCCGACATCGAACTCGACGAGGAGACCCACGAGGTGTGGAAGGCCGGCGAGCCCGTCTCCCTGTCACCCACCGAGTTCACCCTGTTGCGCTACTTCGTGATCAACGCGGGCACCGTGCTGAGCAAGCCCAAGATCCTCGACCACGTCTGGCGCTACGACTTCGGTGGTGACGTCAACGTCGTCGAGTCGTACGTCTCCTATCTGCGGCGCAAGATCGACACCGGGGAAAAGCGGCTGCTGCACACCCTGCGCGGCGTCGGTTATGTCCTTCGCGAGCCGCGCTGA
- a CDS encoding HAMP domain-containing sensor histidine kinase — protein sequence MTSILRSLRRGIPLRVALVAATLLLVACGLLASGIAVTTILRHSLLQRVDRTLIDASNGWALAPRGAPRHNERPNPGRPPTNFYVRGVGTDGEVWIGAADRDSEPDLGPHNDVGPVPTTVGSLNGSPETWRAVSVRGERGELTTVAIELADVRSTVRSLAYAQVGIGVGVLVILGVLGYAVVNRSLRPLAEVEETAAAIAGGKLDRRVPERDPRTEVGRLSLALNGMLAQIQGALAASEASADQARGSEEKMRRFITDASHELRTPLTTIRGFAELYRQGAATDVEMLMARIESESARMGVLVEDLLLLARLDAERPFEQHRVDLLALAADAVHDARSVAPRRAITMEVFDGPGTPEVIGDESRLRQVLGNLVANALQHTPESAGVTVRVGTRAEDAVVEVVDEGPGMTAEDSRRVFERFYRADASRTRASGGAGLGLSIVDSLVFAHGGSVSVTSAPGQGSRFEVRLPRLVSAEMESAE from the coding sequence ATGACCTCGATACTGCGTTCGTTGCGCCGCGGAATTCCGCTGCGGGTGGCACTGGTGGCGGCGACCCTGCTGCTGGTGGCGTGCGGCCTGCTCGCCTCGGGAATCGCGGTGACCACGATTCTGCGGCACAGCCTGCTGCAGCGCGTCGACCGCACCCTGATCGACGCGTCCAACGGGTGGGCGCTGGCGCCTCGCGGTGCGCCGCGCCACAACGAGCGCCCCAACCCCGGCCGGCCGCCCACGAATTTCTACGTCCGCGGCGTCGGCACCGACGGCGAGGTGTGGATCGGCGCCGCCGACCGCGACTCGGAGCCGGACCTGGGGCCCCACAACGACGTCGGTCCGGTGCCCACCACCGTGGGCTCGCTGAACGGCTCGCCCGAGACCTGGCGGGCGGTGTCGGTGCGCGGCGAGCGCGGCGAGTTGACCACCGTGGCGATCGAGCTCGCCGACGTGCGGTCCACCGTGCGGTCCTTGGCCTACGCCCAGGTGGGCATCGGTGTGGGGGTGCTGGTGATCCTGGGTGTGCTCGGCTATGCCGTGGTGAATCGCAGCCTTCGCCCGTTGGCGGAGGTGGAGGAAACCGCGGCCGCCATCGCCGGCGGAAAGTTGGATCGGCGTGTGCCGGAACGGGATCCACGCACCGAGGTGGGCCGGCTGTCACTGGCCCTCAACGGCATGTTGGCGCAGATCCAGGGCGCGCTGGCGGCATCCGAGGCGTCCGCCGATCAGGCCCGCGGATCCGAGGAGAAGATGCGGCGGTTCATCACCGACGCCAGCCATGAGCTGCGGACGCCGTTGACCACCATCCGTGGTTTCGCCGAGCTCTACCGGCAGGGGGCTGCCACCGATGTCGAGATGTTGATGGCCCGCATCGAAAGCGAATCCGCCCGGATGGGCGTGCTGGTGGAGGATCTGCTGTTGCTGGCCCGCCTCGACGCCGAGCGGCCCTTCGAGCAGCATCGCGTCGACCTGCTGGCGTTGGCCGCCGACGCCGTGCACGACGCCCGGTCGGTCGCGCCGCGGCGCGCGATCACCATGGAGGTCTTCGACGGCCCCGGCACCCCGGAGGTCATCGGTGACGAGTCGCGGCTACGGCAGGTGCTGGGCAACCTGGTCGCCAATGCCCTGCAGCACACTCCGGAGTCTGCCGGGGTCACCGTCCGAGTCGGGACCCGCGCCGAGGACGCCGTCGTCGAGGTCGTCGACGAGGGACCGGGCATGACGGCCGAGGACTCCCGGCGGGTGTTCGAACGGTTCTACCGCGCCGACGCGTCGCGCACCCGCGCCAGTGGCGGCGCCGGGCTGGGGCTGTCGATCGTCGACTCGTTGGTGTTCGCCCACGGCGGGTCGGTGTCCGTCACGTCGGCTCCCGGTCAGGGCAGCCGGTTCGAGGTGCGGCTGCCGCGGCTGGTCAGCGCCGAGATGGAGAGCGCCGAATAG
- a CDS encoding HIT family protein has protein sequence MATVFTKIINRELPGRFVYEDDEFVAFLTIEPMTQGHTLVVPRAEIDQWQDIDPDTYARIMAVSQRIGKAVVRAFDAPRAGLIIAGLEVPHLHVHVFPARELTDFGFAHVDRNPSPESLDEAQAKIKAALAELD, from the coding sequence ATGGCCACTGTGTTCACCAAGATCATCAACCGCGAACTGCCGGGACGTTTCGTCTACGAGGACGACGAGTTCGTCGCCTTCCTGACCATCGAACCCATGACCCAGGGCCACACCCTGGTGGTGCCGCGGGCCGAGATCGATCAGTGGCAGGACATCGACCCCGACACCTACGCGCGGATCATGGCGGTGTCCCAACGCATCGGCAAGGCCGTCGTGCGGGCGTTCGATGCGCCGCGGGCGGGCCTGATCATCGCCGGCCTCGAGGTGCCGCACCTGCACGTCCACGTCTTCCCCGCGCGCGAACTCACCGATTTCGGGTTCGCACACGTGGACCGCAATCCGTCGCCGGAATCCCTCGACGAGGCGCAAGCCAAGATCAAGGCCGCGCTGGCCGAGTTGGACTGA